The following proteins are co-located in the Heliorestis convoluta genome:
- a CDS encoding DUF4236 domain-containing protein, with protein sequence MIKLAFRFFKRIKLAPGVTMNLSKSGPSFSFGPRGMRYTVGSKGTRTTLGLPGTGLYYTKAKGWSSQQKQNTRPSASQQADLGFFRQMLLSTEEKQYLTGLQALLAEDYSGAYLAFEKIAHLSDGAFMCGYIAMGREEYTRAQSFFHQCQPSQLGHISNKINPDLELLLDVTEYIEAPIRLDERGLTLCLVEVYQRQGKQKEAIDKINLLWEQNPSDKVLCLSLVEIVTMAEQADPGLLTDVVEMTKTVDNDEPIDTNILYLRAYALYRLHLTEAAIQQLTGLVRKKKDRPESLLLDIRYLRGQMYEEVGKKAQARKDYEEIYRNNPSYGDIAQKLGLSF encoded by the coding sequence GTGATCAAGTTGGCTTTTCGTTTTTTCAAGCGTATCAAACTTGCCCCCGGCGTTACAATGAACCTAAGTAAGTCTGGGCCCTCCTTTTCCTTTGGCCCCCGAGGAATGCGTTACACCGTTGGTTCCAAAGGAACACGAACCACACTGGGCTTACCAGGGACAGGACTCTATTACACAAAAGCAAAAGGCTGGTCTTCCCAACAAAAACAGAACACAAGGCCATCAGCGTCTCAGCAGGCTGATCTTGGCTTTTTTCGTCAGATGCTTCTATCGACAGAAGAGAAACAGTATCTAACAGGCTTACAAGCTCTACTAGCAGAAGATTATAGCGGAGCCTATCTGGCCTTTGAGAAAATAGCGCACCTCTCAGACGGAGCCTTTATGTGTGGCTATATTGCTATGGGTCGTGAAGAATATACTCGTGCTCAATCTTTTTTTCATCAATGCCAACCTTCGCAACTAGGGCATATTAGTAACAAAATCAACCCAGACCTAGAACTACTTCTAGATGTTACAGAATATATCGAAGCACCCATTCGTCTTGACGAACGAGGGCTTACTCTTTGTCTAGTCGAAGTCTACCAACGGCAAGGTAAACAAAAAGAAGCCATCGACAAGATCAATCTTCTCTGGGAGCAAAATCCAAGTGATAAGGTCCTTTGTCTCTCCCTCGTAGAAATCGTTACAATGGCAGAGCAAGCAGATCCAGGCTTGCTTACCGATGTGGTTGAAATGACCAAAACCGTTGATAATGATGAGCCCATAGACACGAATATTCTTTATTTACGCGCTTATGCTTTGTATCGTCTTCACCTTACCGAGGCAGCCATTCAACAGCTAACAGGCCTCGTTCGCAAGAAAAAGGATCGACCTGAATCGCTCTTGCTTGACATTCGCTATCTTCGAGGGCAAATGTATGAAGAAGTTGGAAAAAAAGCACAAGCTCGCAAGGATTATGAAGAAATCTATAGAAACAATCCATCCTACGGAGATATTGCACAGAAGTTAGGGCTATCTTTTTAG
- a CDS encoding TerD family protein — MTLQELYNQAIAQGKLLLPPGEWAGPLHIRHPMVIEGHRATLWSQSDPVLIIDSDQVTIRKISVEALGDRKSNQVAIKILNQRKVTFEDVKIRGHVEGVPGESEKWHLPALLELGNLPAHQASHRTFRVNVPVPCRLESKISGLRLTPEYLQAGSNVIEIAIDPLPDHSLLWGEIVLHSIFQRAITVTASTTTEAEVPENRTVWSPAERAERREEAHRSGRTNTKPHESMEPSAQASAPSLSSTRGLLKGQRIDLAELSADKNIVTIAFGWKVERPDFEVDSAVFSLDAQQKVRHDQDLLFYGNPSNDYLRLEKGLASADQEQVSIDLSKVPSDVQRLVMTLSIYEAEERRQNFSYLTDIYLTMMAGQKELFRFTVPDAFVLETAIVLGELYRYRNHWRFAAVGAGYHGGLKALCHTYGVTVI; from the coding sequence ATGACCTTACAAGAGCTTTATAATCAAGCGATAGCACAAGGAAAGTTGCTTTTACCACCTGGCGAATGGGCTGGTCCCTTACATATTCGTCATCCTATGGTTATTGAAGGCCATCGAGCCACTCTCTGGAGCCAATCCGATCCTGTATTGATTATCGATTCTGATCAAGTTACGATCAGAAAGATATCGGTAGAGGCACTAGGAGATAGAAAAAGCAATCAAGTGGCCATTAAAATTCTTAACCAGAGAAAGGTAACCTTTGAAGATGTAAAAATCCGAGGCCATGTAGAAGGGGTACCGGGAGAGTCAGAAAAGTGGCACCTGCCTGCTCTTCTTGAACTCGGTAACTTACCAGCTCATCAAGCCTCGCACCGAACCTTTCGAGTCAATGTACCGGTACCCTGTCGACTAGAATCCAAAATTAGTGGTCTTCGCTTGACACCGGAATATTTACAAGCGGGAAGCAATGTTATAGAAATAGCGATTGACCCCTTGCCAGATCATAGCCTTCTCTGGGGAGAGATTGTGCTCCACTCCATCTTTCAAAGAGCGATCACAGTGACAGCATCTACAACTACGGAAGCAGAAGTACCAGAAAATCGAACCGTCTGGTCTCCTGCCGAGCGAGCAGAGCGAAGAGAGGAAGCCCATCGAAGTGGAAGGACAAATACGAAGCCCCACGAATCCATGGAGCCCTCTGCGCAGGCATCAGCACCAAGCCTCTCCTCTACAAGGGGTCTCTTAAAAGGACAACGGATTGATCTTGCGGAACTAAGTGCAGATAAGAACATCGTTACAATCGCCTTTGGCTGGAAAGTTGAACGACCCGATTTTGAAGTAGATAGCGCTGTTTTTTCTTTAGACGCTCAACAAAAAGTACGTCATGATCAAGACTTGCTTTTTTATGGAAATCCAAGCAACGACTATCTCCGCCTTGAAAAAGGTTTGGCTTCTGCCGATCAGGAACAAGTTTCCATAGATCTGTCTAAAGTACCTTCTGATGTACAGCGGCTCGTCATGACGTTATCGATCTATGAAGCAGAAGAACGGCGTCAAAACTTTTCCTACCTTACTGATATTTACCTCACAATGATGGCTGGTCAAAAAGAACTGTTTCGCTTTACCGTACCCGATGCCTTTGTCTTAGAAACAGCAATCGTCCTTGGCGAGCTTTATCGCTACAGAAATCATTGGCGCTTTGCAGCTGTAGGTGCTGGCTATCATGGAGGTCTAAAGGCACTTTGTCATACTTATGGTGTTACTGTAATTTAG
- a CDS encoding calcium-translocating P-type ATPase, PMCA-type — protein sequence MKYDIVGLKDEEVKKSREAHGSNELTLQDSESFWEKFVGNFKDPIIMILVVALLINVALAFAGYAEWYEGVGIAIAVLLATMVATFSEHKNEEAFQKLQEEASQITNKVFRNGQLMEIPVNDIVVGDLVVLQPGDKVPADGRIIQGEMKVNQASLTGESEDVLKRRSPDGQAGDRNDLTNTFIAFRGTVVTDGEAIVEIEQVGDKTVYGRLASELSGEERDSPLKVKLSVLADGISKFGYIGGTFIALSFIFKKVFIDHGFDMVQVAAYVSNWQAFLNDVVTALILAIIIIVVAVPEGLPMMIALVLSLNMKKLLTAKVLVRKMIGIETAGSLNILFTDKTGTLTKGQLEAVLFMSGKGQSFSSFQGMPKGLQDLLAVSIRNNSSCLITTDEQGRRQCIGGNATERAVVAFTDLNYEPTWKVDVEKIVPFNSKRKFSLSQVQGDVNLTLVKGAPESVLERCSSYYDEKGQKRPFDNKKALVQEMDALAERAIRLIAVAVSEEPIIGEDMPKSLTLVGVLGIRDELRQESVQAVREAQDAGIQVVMITGDRKETATAIAKEVGLLNQKDSLVLTSSELQALSDKELQALLPRLRVVARALPTDKSRLVQVAQNLNLVVGMTGDGVNDAPALSKADVGFAMGSGTEVAKESGDIVILDDNFSSITKAVLYGRTIFNSIRKFLVFQLTVNVAAITVAFLGPFFGVDLPLTMIQLLWVNLVMDTLAALAFGGEPALRQYMQERPKRRDESIINTDMWSSILTNGLAIAAMSLFFLKYPPVQGLFTTEAAFLTGFFAFFIFLNNFNKFNARVEGLNLFSHIGKNPGFTNVVLLIFVVQIAFTYIGGDILRTVGLTAMEWFYVFAFSLVIIPIDVARKVIRNMIRDKDKKAYSTSELKTQE from the coding sequence ATGAAGTACGATATTGTCGGCTTAAAGGACGAAGAAGTAAAAAAATCGAGGGAAGCCCATGGATCGAACGAGCTAACCTTGCAAGACTCCGAGTCTTTCTGGGAAAAGTTTGTCGGGAACTTTAAAGATCCCATTATTATGATCCTTGTCGTAGCGCTTCTGATTAACGTAGCATTGGCTTTCGCAGGCTATGCTGAATGGTATGAAGGTGTAGGCATTGCCATTGCTGTTCTCCTAGCGACAATGGTTGCAACCTTTTCGGAGCACAAAAACGAAGAGGCATTTCAGAAATTACAAGAAGAAGCATCGCAAATTACGAACAAAGTGTTTCGTAATGGACAGTTAATGGAGATTCCTGTTAACGACATTGTTGTTGGTGATCTTGTTGTATTGCAACCTGGTGATAAAGTGCCTGCCGATGGTCGAATTATACAAGGAGAGATGAAAGTCAATCAGGCATCGCTAACAGGCGAGTCAGAAGATGTCTTAAAAAGACGTTCTCCCGACGGCCAAGCGGGTGATAGAAATGACTTGACCAATACATTTATCGCTTTTCGAGGCACTGTTGTAACGGATGGAGAAGCCATTGTAGAAATAGAGCAAGTCGGTGATAAAACCGTCTATGGTCGTCTTGCTAGTGAACTAAGTGGAGAAGAGAGAGATTCTCCGTTAAAAGTAAAGCTTTCTGTACTAGCAGATGGCATTAGTAAATTCGGTTATATCGGCGGTACTTTTATCGCTCTTTCCTTTATTTTCAAGAAGGTTTTCATCGATCATGGCTTTGATATGGTTCAAGTCGCAGCCTATGTAAGTAACTGGCAAGCCTTTCTAAATGATGTTGTAACGGCTTTGATACTTGCGATTATCATTATTGTTGTTGCTGTTCCTGAAGGGTTGCCTATGATGATTGCCCTTGTTTTGTCCCTCAATATGAAAAAGCTGCTTACGGCCAAAGTTCTCGTCCGGAAAATGATCGGTATTGAAACAGCAGGTAGCTTAAACATTTTGTTCACTGACAAAACAGGAACATTGACAAAAGGTCAACTAGAGGCCGTTCTGTTCATGAGCGGAAAAGGTCAGTCTTTCTCTAGTTTTCAGGGTATGCCGAAAGGATTGCAGGATCTACTCGCTGTTAGTATTCGCAACAATTCATCTTGCTTGATAACAACAGATGAGCAGGGGCGGCGTCAGTGTATAGGTGGCAATGCAACAGAACGAGCCGTTGTCGCTTTTACCGACTTAAACTATGAACCTACATGGAAAGTCGATGTTGAAAAAATAGTACCTTTCAATAGTAAACGCAAGTTTTCTCTGTCTCAGGTACAAGGTGACGTAAATCTTACTTTGGTCAAAGGTGCACCAGAAAGTGTTCTCGAACGCTGTTCTTCCTATTACGATGAAAAGGGTCAAAAAAGGCCCTTTGATAACAAAAAAGCACTGGTACAAGAAATGGATGCCTTGGCTGAGCGGGCTATTCGCTTAATTGCAGTGGCAGTAAGCGAAGAGCCGATTATCGGTGAAGATATGCCAAAAAGCCTAACCTTGGTCGGTGTTCTCGGTATTCGTGATGAGTTACGGCAAGAGTCTGTGCAAGCTGTTCGTGAAGCCCAAGATGCAGGCATTCAAGTGGTTATGATTACAGGAGATCGCAAAGAGACTGCTACAGCGATAGCCAAAGAAGTAGGCTTGCTGAACCAGAAAGATAGTCTTGTTCTGACTTCTTCTGAATTACAAGCGCTGTCTGACAAGGAACTACAAGCCCTCTTACCACGCCTCCGTGTTGTTGCGCGAGCCTTGCCAACCGATAAAAGCCGTCTTGTACAAGTTGCTCAAAACTTAAATTTAGTGGTAGGTATGACCGGCGATGGTGTTAATGATGCACCAGCCTTAAGCAAAGCGGATGTAGGCTTTGCCATGGGAAGTGGCACTGAAGTAGCCAAGGAGTCAGGCGATATTGTTATCTTAGATGATAATTTCTCATCGATTACAAAAGCTGTACTTTACGGCCGCACGATCTTCAATTCGATTCGTAAGTTCTTAGTCTTCCAATTAACAGTGAACGTTGCAGCGATCACAGTTGCCTTCTTAGGTCCCTTTTTCGGTGTCGATTTACCACTGACAATGATTCAATTGCTATGGGTTAACCTCGTTATGGACACCTTGGCGGCACTTGCTTTCGGTGGAGAACCAGCCCTTCGACAATATATGCAGGAAAGACCGAAACGGCGTGATGAATCGATCATCAACACCGATATGTGGTCTTCTATATTGACCAATGGTCTGGCCATTGCAGCGATGAGCCTCTTCTTCTTGAAATATCCTCCTGTTCAAGGGTTGTTCACCACGGAAGCGGCCTTCCTGACAGGCTTTTTCGCCTTCTTTATCTTCTTGAATAACTTCAATAAGTTCAACGCAAGAGTAGAAGGTCTCAATCTGTTCAGCCATATTGGCAAAAACCCTGGTTTTACCAATGTGGTTCTGTTAATTTTCGTTGTACAAATTGCTTTTACCTATATTGGTGGAGATATTTTACGTACCGTAGGCTTAACGGCGATGGAGTGGTTCTACGTATTTGCTTTCTCTCTAGTCATTATTCCTATCGACGTAGCGCGTAAAGTGATACGCAATATGATTCGTGACAAAGATAAGAAAGCGTATAGCACTTCTGAACTGAAAACGCAGGAGTAA
- a CDS encoding TerD family protein, whose protein sequence is MSLSVQKGQRLDVTKSSPGLDGISVGLGWIVEKMANIEFEVDSAAFLLDKQGKCRQDEDMIFYGQPQGLRGAIAHQSTSRSDKETFQINLTQIPETIERIAFTITIHEAEQRKQSFANVSTIYIRICHGQRENEILRFPLGPFQRETAIVAGELYRHRGEWKFNAIGAGYHGGLAALCNSYGLEVIDKPSPPAPVPPPTPTPTPSPTPVPSPPPKPIDLGERRAPLSLGSNPSSPAAAQEKIRLSKIELKKKGDRINLEKKQGQSLGNLVVNLNWNQRAGAPKQTGFFQSLFGGASSQGIDLDLGCLFELKNGRKGAIQALGNAFGSLNQEPYIMLDKDDRTGASTEGENLLINGTKVHEFKRILIYAFIYEGITNWAQADGVVTIKQQSGAEIVVRMDDHSQSQGMCAIALLENVNNETFSVEKIVRFFKGHQDMDKAFGWNMRWVAGSKD, encoded by the coding sequence TTGAGTCTCTCAGTTCAAAAGGGACAACGCCTAGATGTAACAAAAAGTTCTCCTGGTCTAGATGGAATTTCTGTGGGACTTGGTTGGATTGTGGAAAAAATGGCAAATATAGAATTTGAAGTTGATAGTGCTGCTTTTTTGCTAGACAAGCAGGGGAAATGTCGTCAAGATGAAGATATGATTTTTTACGGACAACCACAAGGCCTTCGTGGAGCAATTGCTCATCAGAGTACTTCTAGGTCCGACAAAGAAACTTTTCAAATCAACTTGACACAGATTCCTGAAACCATTGAGCGCATTGCCTTTACGATTACCATTCATGAAGCGGAACAACGTAAACAAAGCTTTGCCAATGTTTCTACGATTTACATTCGAATTTGTCACGGGCAAAGGGAAAATGAGATTCTTCGATTTCCCCTAGGGCCTTTTCAGCGAGAAACAGCCATTGTAGCAGGTGAGCTCTATCGTCACAGAGGAGAATGGAAATTTAACGCCATTGGTGCAGGTTATCATGGTGGACTAGCAGCTTTGTGCAATAGCTATGGCTTAGAAGTGATTGATAAGCCTTCGCCGCCAGCGCCAGTTCCGCCGCCAACGCCAACGCCAACGCCAAGTCCAACTCCAGTCCCAAGTCCACCACCTAAGCCCATCGATCTAGGAGAAAGAAGGGCGCCACTATCACTCGGTTCCAATCCATCATCACCGGCAGCAGCACAAGAGAAAATACGTCTATCCAAAATCGAGTTAAAGAAAAAAGGCGACCGCATTAACCTAGAGAAGAAGCAAGGACAATCTCTCGGCAACCTGGTCGTTAACTTGAATTGGAACCAACGAGCGGGTGCGCCAAAACAGACAGGATTTTTTCAGAGCCTCTTTGGTGGTGCCTCTTCACAAGGTATTGACCTTGACCTTGGTTGTCTTTTTGAGCTGAAAAATGGTAGAAAAGGCGCTATACAAGCTCTAGGCAATGCTTTTGGTTCTCTCAATCAAGAGCCTTACATTATGCTCGATAAAGATGATCGAACAGGTGCTTCTACAGAAGGTGAAAACCTACTGATTAATGGCACAAAAGTTCATGAGTTTAAACGAATTCTTATCTACGCCTTCATTTATGAAGGGATTACCAATTGGGCCCAGGCCGATGGTGTTGTCACCATTAAGCAACAGTCAGGCGCAGAAATTGTGGTGCGCATGGATGACCACTCACAGAGCCAAGGCATGTGCGCCATTGCATTGTTGGAAAATGTTAACAACGAAACGTTTAGTGTCGAGAAAATTGTTCGCTTTTTCAAAGGTCATCAAGATATGGATAAAGCTTTTGGATGGAACATGCGATGGGTTGCTGGGTCTAAAGATTAA
- a CDS encoding TerD family protein, with amino-acid sequence MGISLSKGQKVDLTKGNASLKKIGIGLGWDTNKYDGQHDFDLDASVFLVGSSGRVESDKNFVFYNNLQDPSGAVVHSGDNLTGDSDGDDEYVTIELDKVPADITKIAFTVTIHDAVDRNQNFGQVSNAYIRVLDEVTHNELMRFDLGEDFSVETAVVTGELYRHGGEWKFNAIGSGFQGGLAALCKNYGLNV; translated from the coding sequence ATGGGAATCAGTTTATCCAAAGGTCAAAAGGTGGATTTAACCAAAGGTAATGCCAGTCTGAAAAAGATAGGAATTGGCCTAGGTTGGGACACCAATAAATACGATGGCCAACATGACTTTGACTTGGATGCCTCGGTTTTCTTGGTTGGATCTTCCGGCAGAGTAGAAAGTGACAAAAACTTTGTTTTCTATAACAATTTACAAGATCCTTCCGGAGCCGTTGTTCACTCTGGTGATAACTTAACCGGTGATAGTGACGGTGATGACGAGTATGTTACCATTGAATTGGACAAAGTACCTGCTGACATTACGAAGATTGCTTTTACCGTAACGATTCATGATGCAGTCGATCGCAATCAAAACTTTGGCCAGGTAAGCAATGCTTATATTCGTGTTTTAGACGAGGTAACTCATAATGAACTAATGCGCTTTGACTTGGGCGAAGATTTCTCCGTAGAGACAGCTGTTGTAACTGGTGAACTCTATCGTCATGGCGGAGAATGGAAATTTAACGCCATCGGTTCTGGCTTCCAAGGCGGTCTTGCTGCCCTATGCAAAAACTACGGTCTTAACGTATAA